GATGACTTCGTCGCTGCTTACAACTGCCTAGACTGGAGTAGTTCAGACTGTTCAAATGCACCAAACTATATGAAGGAAATTCTAGGTCCAATCCAAATGGATGTCTACCTGAACTCTGGCTCAGGTTTTGTAAAAGACGGCACTAACTGGTTAAATTTGCAGGCTATGTCTAGTTGGGATTATTCTCCTGCTGATATGACCAATCCAGGCCGAGCATTTGTTGATGTGAATGCTGACGGCTTACCAGACATTGTTCAATCAGTCGCTACGCTAAACTTCGGCTCGCATCCAAGTGAAAATGTAGCTTCAAATATTTGGATAAACACGGGTAATGATTGGGAACTTTCATCCCTTACTCTTCCTGCGGCACTTGCCAAATATCCGTGGCACCCTAGTTACCCAAATCTTCGTAAATTCAGTGACTATGGAACTCGATTTGCTGACGTTAACGACGATGGGTTAATCGATGTTTTACGAGGATATCGACAGTCATTCAGTGGTAGCGTTAATACGTATACTGACGAAAAAACTGTATACATCAACACTGGTGATGGTTGGGAAGAAGACGTGTCTTGGAACTTACCTGTTGAGTTTGTTATTCAAGATCAAACTTCTGGTTATCAGATGTTTGATTTTAACGGTGATAAACTTCCAGATATTCTTCAATCGCACTACCATAACAATAATGGTTTTAGTTATAATTTATACCTGAACAAAGGTACTACATGGCATCTTGAGAATTACTCAGTGAACAGTACTCACTATCCAGTGTATCCTCAGCCACCTTTCCCGCTTACCAGGACAGCCGCTTATACAGGCGGTGGTGGTACGGCTATGATCGATTTTGATGGTGATAATCTACTTGACGCCTGGAATCTGTATTATCTAGACTTAGATGAAACTCAAAGCTCCGGTGGGAGTGTTTTCCTAAATACTTCAGATATTCCAGACCTAGTGACCTCAATCATTGATAAAAGCGGTTCCATTACTTCTATCAACTACGACGGCTACCTTGCTACTGTTCAATCAGACTATGTAAAAGTTGGTAACTCACCAGTCAATCCGATAGTGGTCACTCATAAAACCATCGATAATAACCACGGTCACACGGTCACTGAAACATATGAGTACAATGATGCTCATCAGTACGTCGAGGTGAGCGATATTTTTGATCGCAAATTTGCCGGCTTCGGAAAAGTCACCAAAACCACCGATTTAGGAAAAGAAACCACTTACTACCACCAAGGAAACGGCGTAGCGACTACAACCGAAGAGGGCATAGATGACGAAGCATTAATCGGGCAGGTTTATCGCACAGAAATAACTGATCTTTCTGACAATCTCTATACACTTTCTCGTCAAAATTTTGCCACCACTTCACTTGGTAACGGCAGTACGTTTGTAAAACTGGAAAGCGGTCTCAAGCTTGATTACGATGGTGATAGCGACAAGAAAGCTTCGGCCAACAGCTACACCTACGACAACACCAATGGCTCACTCCTTACCAAAACGGAGTGGGGAGAGGTGAGTGGAAATACTGACGGTACTTTCTCAGATACCGGTACCGACAAGCAAGTGACAACTATTGAGTACGCTACCAATGCGAACGGTATAGTTCTACCATCCAAGCAAACCTTGACCGACAACTCTGACACCAAAGTCCAAGAGTCTCGCTTCTACTACGATAACCAACCGCTTGGCACAGTTACTCTAGGTAACAAGACCAAAGAAGAGAATTGGCTAGGTGGCAGTAGTTATACAAACAAACAGTGGACATACAACAGCCTAGGGCTGGTAACCGCCGAAACTGATCCAGATGGTAATACCACCAACTATACTTACGATACCTATAACTTATATCCAGCTAGTGTCACCAACGCCCTCAATCAAACCACACAGTACGAGTATGACTATTCTTCCGGGCAAGTAGCGACCACCACTGACGCTAATGGCAATATTTTTGCCACCACTTACGACGGGTTTGGTCGACCGCTTACCGTTACATCACCTGACCCACAGACCGGTACTCCGGTAGTACAGACCGAGTATGTCTATACCGATACTCCCGGCAGTGTCAGTGTGCAAAAGAAAGATTATCTAAATAGCGGATTAGTTAAAAACTCGTATACTTTCCTAGATGGCTTTGGCCGAAAGATGCAGGAAAGGCAAGAAGCGGAAGGAATGGATCAATACGTGGTGCGTGATTATGTCTACGGAAGCAATGATCTTTTGGAAAAAGAGTCACTGCCGTACTTTGGTACCGGAGCGGCGAGAAGTGCTTCTACCACCAACGCAAACCTCTTAAGCACCTACGCTTACGATCCATTGGCTAGAGTAACAAGCGTAGCAACTGTGGTTGGTACGACCACTACCGCCTACGACCAATGGAAAGAAACCGTTACCGATACTGCCGGCAATGATAAGGTATTCCAGTATGACGCTTTTGGTCGATTGGCAGCCGTGACCGAAAACGAGGGAACCAATTCATACACTACCAACTACACTTGGAATAATCTCGGTAATCTGACCAAGATAACTGACGCCGAAAGTAATGTGCGAAATATAAGTTACGACGGACTTGGTCGCCGTACTAGCCTGGAAGATTTGCATGCACCAAGTGATAGTACTTTTGGAACTTGGACTTTTGCTTATGACAACGCTGGCAACCTGACCAGCAAGACTAATCCAGAGAGTCAGACTACCAACTACACCTACGACGCTCTTAATCGCCAGTTGACCGAAGACTACACCGGACAGACTGGTACGGAAATCACTTATACTTATGATACTTGTACGGGTGGCGTGGGGCAACTTTGTACCGCTGCCAATTCTTCCGCTACCACTAACTACACCTACACCCCAAACAACCTCTTGGCTTCAGAAGCTAAAACAATAAGTAGCAATACCTACACCACTAGCTATGAGTATGACCGCCAAGGCAACCAAACACTCATTACTTATCCAGATAATTCAGAAGTGAAGTACACCTTTAATAAAGGTGGGCAGGTAGACAAAGTGGAACAAAAAGAGGGTGGGGGAACTTTTGCAAACATTGTGAGTAATATTGATTATGGACCACATGGTCAGATGGAAAATATCGAATACGGCAATGGCTCTATAACTACTCGTACTTATGATGCGACCGAACTGTACCGATTGAAAAATATCCTCACCACTGCCACCAGTACCTATGGCACCGGCGGTCCGGGAGAGGAGCTTATAAGTATTGAAGCCAAACTGGCTTCACTTACCACTGAGCTCCCGCTTGCGACTACCAGTGAAGCCTTGGTGGTGGAGACGGTAGAGGAGCCGGTAGAGGAGATGGTCGCAACTTCTTCTGATCTTGCTATCGAACCGGCTACTTCAGATTCAACTACTGCAACTTCTACTAATATCGAAGCGACAAGTACAAACCAAGAAATAGCCGAAGCCGAACTCACCTCGACTACAACCACAACTGATGAGGTGGTGGAGACTAGCGAAATTGCCACCACCACCACGGTCGCTGCTCCAGACGCGACTACCACTGCGTCTTCGTCGTCTGAAACCGCTACCGGTACAGCTGACCAAGTGGTGAGTGTGGTAGAAGCTGATGTGGTATTTGATATACCTACCACCACTGCCACCAGTACTTTACCAGCAGTACCAACAGCTATTGCTTCTACCAGCAGTAACTCCACACCACCAGTTGCGGAAGCGGTGGTAGTTAATCAGGTAGTGGCTAAAAGCAAGCTAAAGCTAAAAATCAACAACGCCCACGAAGCCCGAATGTGGCAAAAATACCACCATGAGCGAGTAGCTGGATTAGAAGCAGAGGGAGCTAATCAGGCTGTGCTTGATAAAGCCAAGTATGCTCAGGATCAGTTGGAGTCATACTTAATTGAGGATGGTTATCTAAAAGAAAAAGGTGGAAGCGTAAAAGGACACGCTAAAGATTATGTAGAGAGCCAGGGTAAGAAACTTATAAGCAAAGTGGTGGACTTTATCTTACCGGATACCGTCCAAGCTTACCTATTTGGGTTAGAAGATTTTGAAAATTGTTCAGCTCTTCCGTGTACCTTTGACAACAATGTATCTTGGGGAGGGGTTACCCCGGCTTTAGATAACACCAGTAAGGTGGCTGGTGCGGATTCACTAAAAGAAACTGTGACTGGAGAAGGTTCCGGTGGCTTAGAGTTTGTTGATCAAAACACCGGCGAGATTTATGCTCAGTTTAAGGTATTTATTCCGAGTAATATGACTTGGGGACCTTCCGGTTATCATGGCATTCTTAGATTTGAAGATACGATCAACAACTCAGTTTTCTGGATGAATGTTGAGGATTGGGGCACAGCCAGACTAACCATGATGGGAGATGTTCTACCGTGGACTGACACCGGAATTGATTTGGTGAAAGGGGCGGTCAACACTATTGAAGTACGCTTTAAGACTGGAGCCACTAACGGCGATGTAGATATCTGGCTCAACAACACCAACGAAAGTGCACCTGACTACAACGGAAGTGGTACCCTAAACACCGGTACTGATAATGTTGACTATGTAATCGCCGGAGTTACTTATACTCCCGAAGCGATTAGTACCACCTACTTCGATGATATTGCTATCGACACTACCTTTATTGGTGAGCTAACTTCAGGTGGCCAACCGCCGGTGGTGCCATTTGTTGAGAATGTCCAAAACCTTTCCTATACCTACGACACTGTCGGTAATATTACCGAGATAGTAGACAACAGCGGTACCGACTCCGCCGGTACCATCACCTACACCTACGACGACCTCTACCGCCTTATCTCAGCTTCCACTACTAATGCTAGTACTACTCCATACCAAGAAACCTATACCTACAACAGTATCGGTAACGTCCTCAGCAAGTCTGATGTTGGTACGTATAGTTATGATGGTGGACAGAGTGGAGGAACCAGCTACTACATCTATGACGATAGCATCACTACCGGTTGGACAGACTGGTCTTGGTGGACTACCATCAACCCAAGCGCCACCTCTCCTGTCTACTCAGGACTCTATTCATTGGGGTTAGTATACACCCAACCCTGGGCTGGTATCTCTTATCACAACAACAGTTTCGACAGCTCACCATATGATAATCTAGAGCTGGCGGTTAATGTCGGTACCGACACTACAGCCAATCTCTACCTCTATTTCACCAACAGTGCCAGTACACCTTTTACCATCATTAACCTAAAAGACTACGTCACCGGCGGTTTCCAAGCCAACACCTGGCACAGCCTCACCATTCCACTTTCAGACTTAGGTTACCAAAACTATCAAGGCGCCACTGAACTAAACATAGAGACCGACCAAGCCGCGACAGTGAATTTTGACAGTATTCGTTTGACTAGTACCGGCGGAGGAGGAAGCTACGCCAACCCCCACGCTGCCACCACCATCGGCGGCACCACCTACACCTACGACCAAAACGGTAACCTCCTAACCGACGGTAATACCACTAACACCTGGAACTACCGCAACGAACTAACTGAGTCCACAAAAGCAGGAATAACGACCAGCTATGGATATGACCACAATGGTGATCGAGTGTTCAAGACTACTTCCGAAGGAACGACTTATTATCCTTTCGCTAATTACGAAATTACTGATACTGGTACTACCACAAAGCACATCTACATGGGTGACCAATTAGTTGCCACGATTGAAGGTTCTGGTGCTGGAGCGTTGACGTATTACAACCATCTTGATCATCTCGGTGGTACCAGTGTGGTAACCGATGGTATTGGAGCTATCACCCAAGAATTGGACTACTACCCATTCGGTGATACGAGGATAGATAATGAGTACGGAGACTTTAGACAACATATTCAGCACTCAGGTCACCAGAAAGACGATGAAACAGGACTCATCTACCAAGGTGCACGTTACTATAATTCTGGTATCGGACGATATACATCACAAGATCCAGCAAACTTACGAAATCCAGCGCAGTTCCTCTATGACCCACAACAGTTAA
Above is a genomic segment from Candidatus Nomurabacteria bacterium containing:
- a CDS encoding VCBS repeat-containing protein, which translates into the protein MNYSIYKKPQTAGCVSNSFNLAITKSASFVLALLLILGSLENVSFAAVLTNGDAGYITNIQTRDGSDLFRSDVREGSGGFLYAYDIPVPPGVNGLTPQISLQYNSQGSSDQDILGYGWNLSIPYIERVNKHGINKLFDPAYETFYSSLSGELVFDGVDYLTKINQGDFMRYSRLSNGWVVTTKDGTEYHFGSDVVAQQSDPTDITNISRWYLSSITDTNGNMVSYSYVKDTGAIYPSTITYGPYTIVFTTEAAPTHSSYSLGFKVERDQRINAIEIKENTTIFTRHDLTYATGINTQRDLLETITQTDVITNTSLPAVIFDYGGEEIPHWQSDSSFVFPEPMGLQDNGVRFGDLNGDGLTDMIRYERYWNDIPSARWTARRVHINKGNGNWDIDVPWSWDDIETPFFLHINDGVFSNTDKRYDMGARLIDVNGDGLDDFVAAYNCLDWSSSDCSNAPNYMKEILGPIQMDVYLNSGSGFVKDGTNWLNLQAMSSWDYSPADMTNPGRAFVDVNADGLPDIVQSVATLNFGSHPSENVASNIWINTGNDWELSSLTLPAALAKYPWHPSYPNLRKFSDYGTRFADVNDDGLIDVLRGYRQSFSGSVNTYTDEKTVYINTGDGWEEDVSWNLPVEFVIQDQTSGYQMFDFNGDKLPDILQSHYHNNNGFSYNLYLNKGTTWHLENYSVNSTHYPVYPQPPFPLTRTAAYTGGGGTAMIDFDGDNLLDAWNLYYLDLDETQSSGGSVFLNTSDIPDLVTSIIDKSGSITSINYDGYLATVQSDYVKVGNSPVNPIVVTHKTIDNNHGHTVTETYEYNDAHQYVEVSDIFDRKFAGFGKVTKTTDLGKETTYYHQGNGVATTTEEGIDDEALIGQVYRTEITDLSDNLYTLSRQNFATTSLGNGSTFVKLESGLKLDYDGDSDKKASANSYTYDNTNGSLLTKTEWGEVSGNTDGTFSDTGTDKQVTTIEYATNANGIVLPSKQTLTDNSDTKVQESRFYYDNQPLGTVTLGNKTKEENWLGGSSYTNKQWTYNSLGLVTAETDPDGNTTNYTYDTYNLYPASVTNALNQTTQYEYDYSSGQVATTTDANGNIFATTYDGFGRPLTVTSPDPQTGTPVVQTEYVYTDTPGSVSVQKKDYLNSGLVKNSYTFLDGFGRKMQERQEAEGMDQYVVRDYVYGSNDLLEKESLPYFGTGAARSASTTNANLLSTYAYDPLARVTSVATVVGTTTTAYDQWKETVTDTAGNDKVFQYDAFGRLAAVTENEGTNSYTTNYTWNNLGNLTKITDAESNVRNISYDGLGRRTSLEDLHAPSDSTFGTWTFAYDNAGNLTSKTNPESQTTNYTYDALNRQLTEDYTGQTGTEITYTYDTCTGGVGQLCTAANSSATTNYTYTPNNLLASEAKTISSNTYTTSYEYDRQGNQTLITYPDNSEVKYTFNKGGQVDKVEQKEGGGTFANIVSNIDYGPHGQMENIEYGNGSITTRTYDATELYRLKNILTTATSTYGTGGPGEELISIEAKLASLTTELPLATTSEALVVETVEEPVEEMVATSSDLAIEPATSDSTTATSTNIEATSTNQEIAEAELTSTTTTTDEVVETSEIATTTTVAAPDATTTASSSSETATGTADQVVSVVEADVVFDIPTTTATSTLPAVPTAIASTSSNSTPPVAEAVVVNQVVAKSKLKLKINNAHEARMWQKYHHERVAGLEAEGANQAVLDKAKYAQDQLESYLIEDGYLKEKGGSVKGHAKDYVESQGKKLISKVVDFILPDTVQAYLFGLEDFENCSALPCTFDNNVSWGGVTPALDNTSKVAGADSLKETVTGEGSGGLEFVDQNTGEIYAQFKVFIPSNMTWGPSGYHGILRFEDTINNSVFWMNVEDWGTARLTMMGDVLPWTDTGIDLVKGAVNTIEVRFKTGATNGDVDIWLNNTNESAPDYNGSGTLNTGTDNVDYVIAGVTYTPEAISTTYFDDIAIDTTFIGELTSGGQPPVVPFVENVQNLSYTYDTVGNITEIVDNSGTDSAGTITYTYDDLYRLISASTTNASTTPYQETYTYNSIGNVLSKSDVGTYSYDGGQSGGTSYYIYDDSITTGWTDWSWWTTINPSATSPVYSGLYSLGLVYTQPWAGISYHNNSFDSSPYDNLELAVNVGTDTTANLYLYFTNSASTPFTIINLKDYVTGGFQANTWHSLTIPLSDLGYQNYQGATELNIETDQAATVNFDSIRLTSTGGGGSYANPHAATTIGGTTYTYDQNGNLLTDGNTTNTWNYRNELTESTKAGITTSYGYDHNGDRVFKTTSEGTTYYPFANYEITDTGTTTKHIYMGDQLVATIEGSGAGALTYYNHLDHLGGTSVVTDGIGAITQELDYYPFGDTRIDNEYGDFRQHIQHSGHQKDDETGLIYQGARYYNSGIGRYTSQDPANLRNPAQFLYDPQQLNTYAYARNNPLKYIDPTGEKIELVSRPVISSYDAHMFYRVTPDNPGQISIDGIPQGTEQFSIGAYNRGGFLGIGNKLTPEFSYEGGPVNTDTPYLNGEKAPTASVVITPPNNMSDTEFINSLGASANSIDKTGYYMFGKTGKFGVANSNNFVYEVGNRSGVGNQVSSFNSGAYTPGQSQGIPTATLLDNIRSSLNSIKERLSKKDDSE